In Dermatophilus congolensis, a genomic segment contains:
- a CDS encoding S1 family peptidase, with translation MKRFTTLAVTCMTALAPVALLATPAEAIAKGEKANHPALVQIHIFDKEDGTPHKCTGSALTDEWILTAAHCVEGEKPNDPDVPAEKLKVFHSNDKKSPGPAEKVDRFVTHKRTDMALLHLATAHKSAHMKVSTGASPQPGQRLDLYGFGKGFQDAEVNWLHKATVEVIGAENHLNAGQVFKVKGITGASNHGDSGGPMVDNKGELVGVNVIGSHGIWADPYSESKAVDVHAYRDWIKSVAGV, from the coding sequence ATGAAACGTTTCACCACTCTTGCAGTCACCTGCATGACCGCACTCGCCCCTGTCGCGCTCCTCGCCACTCCCGCAGAGGCCATCGCAAAGGGAGAGAAGGCAAACCATCCCGCACTGGTTCAAATCCATATCTTCGATAAAGAAGACGGCACTCCACACAAATGCACTGGCTCCGCGCTGACTGATGAGTGGATCCTTACCGCAGCTCACTGTGTAGAAGGCGAAAAACCTAACGATCCAGACGTTCCAGCTGAAAAACTGAAAGTTTTCCACTCGAACGATAAAAAGAGCCCTGGGCCTGCTGAAAAAGTTGACCGGTTCGTCACACACAAACGCACAGACATGGCCCTGCTACACCTAGCCACCGCTCATAAATCAGCTCACATGAAAGTCAGCACTGGAGCTTCCCCGCAGCCAGGCCAACGACTGGACCTATACGGTTTCGGCAAAGGATTCCAAGACGCTGAAGTGAACTGGCTCCACAAAGCCACAGTGGAAGTAATAGGCGCCGAAAATCACCTCAACGCAGGCCAGGTATTCAAAGTGAAAGGCATCACCGGCGCCTCCAACCACGGCGACTCTGGTGGCCCAATGGTTGATAACAAAGGTGAGCTGGTCGGCGTAAACGTCATTGGTTCGCACGGAATTTGGGCCGACCCCTACTCCGAATCCAAGGCCGTAGACGTGCACGCATACCGCGACTGGATCAAGTCTGTCGCTGGTGTCTGA
- a CDS encoding ABC transporter permease, whose product MTVVLLPDVPLISDLTPAATLNGFIGLIRSGTLIPDASASMFRLVGGLFIAVGLGVGLGIIIGVNAAIDAATRPILLFLRMVSPLSWAPLAIGVFGIGNSPVIALVATTALWPIVLATSEGIGHIDSRLLVVARAFGATRVQVGYRVVWPSIRPRVLGGIRSAIGVAWVVLVPAEMFGVTSGLGYQILNSKDQLAYDRLGALLVVIGTLGYCVDVLARWLLRTPRERREESQSAHASYSDLQGVPS is encoded by the coding sequence GTGACTGTTGTGCTCTTGCCTGACGTGCCTTTGATCAGTGACCTGACTCCTGCTGCCACGCTCAATGGCTTCATTGGACTTATTCGATCAGGGACGTTAATCCCTGATGCCAGTGCCAGCATGTTTCGCCTAGTTGGGGGTTTATTTATCGCAGTCGGGCTAGGGGTCGGTTTGGGCATAATCATCGGAGTAAACGCCGCTATCGATGCCGCGACTCGCCCTATCTTGTTGTTTCTTCGGATGGTTTCTCCGCTGTCGTGGGCGCCACTGGCTATCGGCGTTTTCGGTATCGGAAACTCTCCAGTCATCGCGTTGGTAGCTACTACCGCCTTATGGCCGATCGTCTTGGCTACTAGTGAAGGTATCGGCCATATTGACTCCCGACTCCTGGTTGTTGCCCGAGCTTTCGGGGCCACCAGGGTTCAGGTTGGATACCGCGTTGTTTGGCCTTCGATTCGCCCTCGTGTGCTCGGCGGGATCCGCAGCGCAATCGGTGTTGCTTGGGTTGTGCTGGTTCCAGCTGAGATGTTCGGAGTCACTAGCGGGCTTGGATATCAGATCCTTAATAGCAAAGATCAGCTCGCCTATGACCGGCTCGGCGCTCTTCTTGTCGTTATCGGGACTCTTGGCTATTGCGTTGATGTGCTGGCCCGGTGGCTGCTGCGCACCCCACGTGAACGTCGTGAAGAGTCTCAATCTGCACACGCCTCTTATAGCGACCTGCAAGGAGTGCCTTCATGA
- a CDS encoding ABC transporter substrate-binding protein, with the protein MSESFPRRRFLTLGGRVAAAGLIGALTLNGGRVALSSSAKHATHANHLGRPLRIGYLPITDAAALLIGHENGYFAAAGTPSDRPVMFRTWESLAHALLLGKVDVAHLLMPLAIQMRIARHAPIRVVAWGHTHGSALTVRPDITNVRELAGHTLAVPQWWSIHNVLLQQLLTHAGLSAALPGTNTGNVHLVVMPPAEMVSALAAKKISGFVVAEPFPTVAASTGIGHTLRYLGDLWQNHACCGIVVRDELLTNHPQAVAAIVRAIIHSQDSITADLPTAATHLIHGAYLPQAGHALTHALTRSTSDATITQHADWHGERIGFAAYPRPSYTARLSELLRSTRIDGDTTFLTSLDHVHEKLVEPRFVEAELRRLGRPVSNSTEEIAP; encoded by the coding sequence ATGTCTGAATCTTTTCCTCGCCGAAGGTTCCTCACGCTAGGTGGCAGGGTCGCAGCTGCTGGTCTTATTGGGGCGCTTACTCTCAACGGCGGCCGAGTTGCTCTGAGTAGCTCAGCCAAGCACGCCACGCATGCCAATCATCTCGGGCGCCCGCTACGAATTGGATATTTGCCGATCACCGATGCCGCTGCTCTGCTCATCGGACACGAAAATGGTTATTTTGCTGCCGCAGGTACACCTTCTGACCGCCCTGTCATGTTCCGTACGTGGGAGTCGCTCGCTCACGCGTTACTTCTAGGCAAGGTTGATGTCGCTCACCTACTGATGCCGCTAGCGATTCAGATGAGAATCGCTCGTCACGCTCCCATTCGGGTTGTTGCTTGGGGACATACTCATGGCAGTGCCCTGACTGTCCGTCCTGACATCACTAACGTACGTGAGCTAGCAGGGCACACTCTCGCCGTGCCGCAGTGGTGGTCGATTCATAATGTTCTTCTTCAACAACTCCTGACACACGCTGGGCTTTCCGCAGCGCTTCCTGGCACAAATACCGGCAACGTTCACCTGGTCGTGATGCCACCAGCAGAGATGGTCTCCGCGCTGGCGGCGAAGAAAATTTCGGGTTTTGTTGTCGCCGAGCCTTTCCCCACCGTTGCAGCATCAACCGGTATCGGGCACACCCTGCGCTACCTAGGTGACCTATGGCAAAACCATGCTTGCTGCGGCATCGTGGTTCGCGACGAGCTGCTGACTAATCATCCGCAGGCAGTTGCTGCCATCGTCCGCGCCATCATCCATTCTCAGGACAGCATCACTGCTGACCTTCCTACTGCTGCGACCCATCTCATTCACGGGGCGTACTTGCCTCAGGCTGGGCATGCACTCACGCACGCCCTGACCCGGTCAACATCTGATGCGACCATCACCCAGCACGCTGACTGGCATGGTGAGCGCATCGGTTTTGCGGCTTATCCCCGTCCCAGTTACACCGCGCGTCTAAGCGAACTGCTGCGCAGCACTCGCATTGACGGCGACACAACTTTTCTCACCAGCCTCGATCATGTCCACGAAAAACTTGTTGAACCGCGATTTGTTGAAGCCGAACTACGTCGACTCGGCCGTCCGGTCTCTAATTCCACTGAGGAAATCGCCCCATGA
- a CDS encoding GNAT family N-acetyltransferase, producing the protein MDGVDGGNDLVIEVATRLEQLDQVRDLVMDSVRRDQGYGYRPEWHWDLDRIVEIYVDNPRNRMLLARSKEVSVGCCGIRVGTPAGPREVVSMLPPRAHVAQIVRLVVTPGWRRRGLGRRLVEESLRHVSADPGFTTAYLHTNALVPGVLQFWQKCGARVLTSFPDPVDAMNEKLRTVHMTLPLREGDVHL; encoded by the coding sequence ATGGATGGGGTGGATGGTGGAAATGATCTGGTGATCGAGGTAGCGACGCGTCTGGAGCAACTGGATCAGGTGCGGGATCTTGTGATGGATAGCGTTCGTCGAGACCAGGGTTATGGCTACCGCCCAGAGTGGCATTGGGATCTAGACCGTATTGTTGAGATATACGTAGATAATCCCCGCAATCGCATGCTTTTGGCGCGTTCTAAAGAAGTATCCGTAGGGTGCTGCGGTATTCGAGTAGGGACCCCGGCTGGGCCGCGCGAAGTTGTGAGTATGCTTCCCCCTCGCGCCCACGTGGCACAGATAGTGCGGCTAGTGGTAACTCCGGGATGGCGGCGCCGAGGGCTAGGTCGGCGCTTAGTGGAGGAGTCACTGAGGCATGTTTCTGCTGATCCAGGTTTCACAACAGCGTATTTACACACAAATGCCTTGGTGCCAGGGGTGTTGCAGTTTTGGCAGAAATGTGGCGCGAGGGTACTGACGTCATTTCCAGATCCAGTTGATGCAATGAATGAAAAACTGCGAACGGTTCACATGACTTTGCCTCTGCGCGAGGGTGACGTGCATCTTTGA
- a CDS encoding ABC transporter ATP-binding protein: protein MGDLLAHLVNVQLSRGGKPVLHDVDLQVQRGESLALLGPSGAGKSTVLRILDGTLRPDSGTVTLRGTTGGSPRCAVALQDADLFPWLTIAQNVASGAEFTPHHHRISPARVTDLLTRLNLTHVANSYPDHISGGQAQRVSLARALAVEPELLLLDETLSALDPLIRSDIQEFLKAECHRIAATCVLVTHDVDEALALADRVVLLGGSGQHGRFSHAWDVPRQASERAEVREEVLAAYRPTEVAAAHV, encoded by the coding sequence GTGGGAGATCTCCTCGCTCATCTCGTCAATGTCCAGCTGAGTCGAGGCGGAAAACCGGTTCTGCACGATGTTGATCTTCAGGTGCAGCGCGGTGAATCTCTCGCACTACTCGGGCCTAGCGGGGCAGGAAAGTCCACCGTGCTGCGTATTCTCGATGGCACACTGCGCCCTGACAGCGGTACCGTCACGCTGCGAGGTACCACTGGCGGCTCACCTCGCTGTGCAGTAGCCCTGCAGGATGCTGACCTGTTCCCCTGGCTGACGATTGCCCAAAACGTAGCTTCTGGAGCAGAATTCACCCCCCACCATCACCGGATTAGCCCTGCCCGTGTTACTGACCTTCTCACCCGGCTCAACCTGACTCATGTCGCCAACTCCTACCCGGATCACATTTCTGGAGGACAGGCCCAACGTGTCTCTTTGGCTAGAGCACTGGCAGTAGAGCCTGAGCTGCTGCTTCTCGATGAGACGCTGTCAGCGTTAGATCCCCTCATCCGCAGCGATATTCAGGAGTTTCTTAAAGCTGAGTGTCACCGGATCGCAGCAACATGTGTTCTGGTTACACACGATGTTGATGAGGCGCTCGCTCTGGCTGACCGGGTAGTTCTGCTTGGTGGCTCCGGGCAGCACGGCCGTTTCAGCCATGCATGGGACGTGCCTCGGCAAGCCAGCGAGCGCGCTGAGGTGCGCGAAGAAGTGCTGGCAGCCTACCGACCTACTGAAGTAGCTGCTGCCCATGTCTGA
- a CDS encoding acyl-CoA/acyl-ACP dehydrogenase, whose amino-acid sequence MTTTPTINHDRYATALATVATQATNVDANRVDPRTAMHEILRSGIFEPTLTPLANGTPAVDIQDSTQVLADLAYECMTTAFTTWAHRMVLEFFARGQRSPLAEEIFTELRCGHRTGVTAMAAGMKALAGLEPLPIQGRRNSDGSITASGRIAWASNLIPESVIVLPVEIHDKNTPNRAPEQVVAFLHYETSGLTVRHISGLLALEATASGMLLLEDVHIPTTQVLCADFASFAKAFRPSFLLHQSALALGLAHRSLTEASANTGHSPTHPLQRTVENLHSHLETLTSDWKHMAATPERITPIDLLQLRLDAALTAANAAHAESATAGGAGYIATSGPARRLREASFFPVQSPSEGQLRWEISSLISSMSS is encoded by the coding sequence ATGACCACCACACCCACTATCAACCACGACCGCTACGCAACGGCGTTAGCCACCGTGGCAACCCAGGCCACCAACGTCGACGCCAACCGCGTTGACCCCCGCACAGCCATGCATGAAATTCTGCGCAGTGGCATCTTCGAACCAACCCTCACTCCCCTAGCCAACGGCACTCCAGCGGTAGACATCCAAGACAGCACACAAGTACTGGCCGACCTCGCCTACGAATGCATGACCACAGCATTCACCACCTGGGCACACCGGATGGTGCTTGAATTCTTCGCCCGCGGCCAACGCTCGCCCCTGGCCGAAGAAATATTCACCGAGCTGCGCTGCGGGCACCGCACCGGCGTCACCGCCATGGCTGCAGGCATGAAAGCACTCGCCGGTCTAGAACCGTTACCTATCCAAGGGCGTCGAAACAGTGACGGCAGCATCACTGCCTCAGGGCGCATCGCGTGGGCTAGTAACCTCATTCCCGAATCGGTCATCGTGCTCCCCGTTGAAATACACGACAAGAACACACCGAATCGTGCACCTGAACAGGTCGTAGCTTTCCTGCATTACGAAACTTCTGGCCTGACCGTGCGACACATCAGCGGACTCTTGGCCTTGGAGGCCACTGCCTCAGGAATGCTGCTACTGGAAGATGTGCACATTCCCACCACGCAGGTGCTCTGCGCGGACTTCGCTTCATTCGCCAAAGCATTCCGGCCATCGTTCCTTCTGCACCAAAGCGCATTGGCGCTGGGGTTAGCTCATCGCAGCCTCACCGAAGCCAGCGCGAACACCGGTCACAGCCCTACTCATCCGCTCCAGAGAACCGTCGAAAACCTTCATAGCCATCTGGAGACTCTCACTAGTGACTGGAAACACATGGCGGCCACCCCTGAACGCATCACACCGATAGATCTGCTCCAACTGCGCCTTGATGCCGCGCTCACTGCTGCCAATGCCGCTCACGCGGAGAGCGCTACTGCCGGAGGAGCTGGATATATCGCTACCAGCGGGCCAGCTAGGCGCCTGCGCGAGGCCTCATTTTTTCCTGTTCAGTCTCCATCGGAAGGTCAGTTGCGGTGGGAGATCTCCTCGCTCATCTCGTCAATGTCCAGCTGA
- a CDS encoding NAD(P)H-dependent oxidoreductase — protein MSKVIVVSAGHKPQSTTERLAVEIATSLDGKPACPATSHVALSMWGSSIAAGLVTCDLSPELVSIRDDLGSAEGIVVVTPVHHASYSALFKAFFDQLPRGILAGIPTLMAASGGSGRDALILDMALRPYLAALRMLVTPTGIMVAPEDRNAQGVLLPSVSDRIDRATAEFVALLGHRANQVKGDCSPVRDAIGMAC, from the coding sequence ATGAGCAAAGTCATTGTTGTTAGTGCTGGTCACAAACCACAGTCGACTACTGAGCGTCTCGCGGTTGAGATCGCTACGTCACTGGATGGCAAACCTGCGTGCCCGGCCACGTCGCATGTCGCTCTGAGTATGTGGGGCAGCTCGATCGCCGCTGGCTTAGTGACGTGTGATTTGTCTCCTGAGCTGGTGTCGATTCGTGATGATCTTGGATCAGCGGAGGGGATTGTGGTGGTCACTCCTGTGCATCACGCCTCATATAGCGCTCTCTTCAAAGCGTTTTTCGATCAACTTCCTCGCGGCATTCTTGCCGGCATCCCCACTCTGATGGCTGCTTCAGGCGGTTCTGGCCGTGACGCGCTCATCCTCGATATGGCTTTGCGTCCGTACTTGGCTGCATTACGCATGCTCGTTACCCCGACCGGGATCATGGTTGCCCCGGAGGATAGAAACGCTCAGGGGGTTCTTCTGCCTAGTGTTAGCGATCGCATTGATCGGGCCACTGCTGAGTTTGTCGCTCTTCTTGGGCATCGCGCCAATCAGGTGAAGGGCGATTGCTCACCCGTAAGAGACGCTATCGGAATGGCATGCTGA
- a CDS encoding M14 family metallopeptidase encodes MRASFVSIAAGATALLLASTSYSAFALSNKDTSNSLQSSAQRTHKKDKKTGAKDFPAGDEAYHTVAEVEQFMNNTVKKYPELAEKKSLGKSVEGRDLWTLKVGKGKESDPEVFIMCNQHAREHLSTEQCIDTISQLTDKYSSTPRVKNILDHRTVWILPVANPDGSQYDIESGRYLGWRKNRTKNADGTYGIDLNRSWGYKWNCCGGSSSKTTSNSYHGPSAFAPPETRAISDFIESRRKQGTQKIKGFMDIHTYGELILWPFGYTTEEKDEGKTPEQAAKLAALGKKIASLNGFEPMQTSSSYITDGEASDWAWGDQGIPALTMELSPKEKTSEGNGSFYPAGKLIPELVQRNREAILAFIELSV; translated from the coding sequence TTGCGTGCCAGTTTTGTCTCTATCGCAGCCGGAGCCACGGCCTTACTGCTTGCTTCAACAAGCTATTCAGCTTTCGCATTAAGCAATAAAGATACAAGTAATTCACTACAGTCATCAGCGCAGCGCACACATAAAAAAGATAAGAAAACGGGAGCAAAAGATTTCCCGGCAGGCGATGAGGCATACCACACTGTTGCCGAAGTTGAGCAGTTCATGAACAACACTGTAAAAAAGTACCCAGAACTTGCTGAGAAAAAATCTTTAGGAAAATCTGTTGAAGGGCGGGATCTTTGGACACTAAAAGTAGGGAAGGGCAAAGAATCCGATCCTGAAGTTTTCATCATGTGCAATCAACATGCACGTGAACACTTATCAACAGAACAATGTATCGACACAATCTCGCAACTCACTGATAAATATTCATCAACCCCGCGGGTCAAAAATATTCTTGATCACCGAACTGTATGGATTCTGCCCGTAGCGAACCCTGACGGCTCTCAATACGACATTGAATCTGGGCGCTATTTAGGATGGAGGAAAAACCGTACCAAAAATGCTGACGGAACATACGGGATCGACCTCAACAGGAGCTGGGGATATAAATGGAATTGTTGTGGCGGATCATCGAGTAAAACTACCTCAAACAGCTATCACGGACCCAGCGCTTTCGCGCCACCAGAAACTCGAGCAATCTCAGACTTCATCGAATCACGACGTAAACAGGGAACACAAAAAATAAAAGGATTTATGGATATCCATACATATGGAGAACTTATCCTTTGGCCCTTTGGATACACAACCGAAGAAAAAGATGAAGGAAAAACTCCTGAACAAGCCGCAAAACTAGCGGCATTAGGAAAGAAGATCGCTTCTCTTAATGGATTTGAGCCCATGCAGACAAGCAGCAGCTACATCACTGATGGCGAGGCTAGCGACTGGGCTTGGGGAGACCAAGGGATCCCCGCACTCACTATGGAGCTATCCCCCAAGGAAAAAACCAGCGAGGGCAACGGATCATTCTACCCCGCAGGAAAACTCATCCCAGAACTTGTGCAACGAAACCGAGAAGCAATTCTCGCTTTCATTGAGCTTTCTGTATAA